ttttttttttcttttgtgggtTTTCAATGAAGCTTGGACCATGGAATGCAAATTTTTGGATTCAGTTTGTGACTCGAGAAACACCAAACAGAAAGGTTCACGTGAGAGATTGCTCAAATGAAATTTAGGTAAAGAGTTCACTCAAGTGAATAATATAATACTTGTAAAATTAACACTTTTTCCGTGTGACTTTATAAATATGTTTATTATAAACCGTATGACCATTATAAAACATTAATGTATTTCATCCCAAAGTGTAATTTGATATTCcttaagataataaaatattctacaGGTTCGTAGACGAAGGCATGTTATCAAATTACGTAAATTTTTATACCATGTAATTGATTTCTTACTTCGATTTACTTTTCTTGCATCGGTTTGCACAACATCTCTAAGCTTTGGATTCGAGTTAGATCCAATGCCATGGTTGTTGGTCATGGCCGCATTGGATATCTGACCTTGGATCATCGAGACCCATGAGTACCATGGCCTTCTATCCTTAAAAAGCTTCACGCTGTGGCCTGTGGGTCAGATTTGGTGAGAAAGCAAGGGAGTGGTAGGAGCGGGCAAGTGTAGTGGGTGGTTTGAGAAAGTTGAGACTTGACAGAGTGACGTAGTTGGATTTGGAGCACCAAATAATTATTACAGCTAATCTTAtctcttttaattattataatttttttaaaatttttatgtaaaatataataaacaatttaattttttcaaattttaaaataataataatattaaaaaataatattataataatatttttttcaatttttaatttttatctcaaattatcTTGTCTCAATTCACTGTCCAAATCTTACCAAGACTGGTTTAGATTCAAAGATGAGaggagatggttttagatgaaagatgacaattaaataaaatattattattttttaaatattattattgttctgaaatttaaaaaattaaattgagatttgaaaaagttgaattatttattatattttatataaaaatttaaaaaaaaattataataatgagatgaaattatataagataaaatgatcAAACATTTTACAAATCCAAACGGGCCTTAATCCACTAACGGTTAATTAAACGTCGCAGGTGACAAATCCAAAGACAAACTAACATTTTTCTATCTATAAACCCGGGATTTAATATATTAGAATTCTCTCTCGAACAAGCATCGGTTTAAGGGAAATTATTAATTACCAGCTCCATCGAACTGAGTTCGTAATTAGGAACATAATCACTTGCTAGTACTTGAGACGCGCGCCCCATGAAACATATATAGGAtagaagttatatatatacatgatcaaaacaatatatatatatataatttcctctttcattttttcttttatttgaaaacttTCACTACGAGAAAAACGAATATTAATCTTACATTATTTATGAAGAGAATGATTATTCGAGTACTCCATCAAACTTTTGATATGTTGGGGCCATAGGATTAATTACTGGCTAGCTGTTCGCTAAGTGACACGGCGACGACAAATTAAGGAACACTTGGTTCTCATGAAAAGATAGAGACATATCGGAATAAGCCGAACGGGTTAACATCTGTTTGCTTAAGTGTCCTTATAAAGTATAGTTTTAATAGACTAGTGGCCGTTGCAGATGAGAGATGATGATAACGTACGTggaaaattaacatatatacttacataataacattatgcaaattaattaaaaagatcaGGACGTAGAAATAATTCTACATAATTTAAGTATGAGCTTTGATTGGTCGGATTGCTTGGGATTTAAGTTCATGAAATCCTAGCCGCTATTCTCTGATTGATAGATCGAGCAATGAGCATCACACCATACTATAATATTCGATTCTTGCATATAAATAAAGCAGCTGCCCCTTCGTTATATCCATATTCAAACCAAACTTTCCGCAACTTTCTTGGTTCATCAGTCTTTATCTCTTATAATTTCTTGCAATTTTCAGTCATGTTGGTAAAGTACGTTCTTGCATGTCTGATCGTCTTTACTGCAATTCCCAGCACTACTATTGCAAATGATCCTGACGCCCTGCAGGATATCTGTGTTGCTGTTGTTCCTTCTTCAGGTACATATAATGATGTTTGATTAATTTGGTACGTATCAAAGACAGAATTGAGAAAAGGTTCGCTTGAACGCTTAGAATGGTCAAATGTTTTGTTTCTTACATACGTACTCATTTCGTTGATCATGCGTGTAAACAGACATAAAAGTGAACGGGTTTGTTTGCAAGGACGATGCAAATGTTACGGCAGATGATTTCTTCTTCGGCGGCCTAGTTAGACCAAATGTTATCAACACCGCGATTGGGACATTCAATGCAACGTTGGCCAGCGTCCGAGAGATTCCAGGCCTCAACACACTGTCGTTGTCGGTGGCGCGCAGTGACTATTTGCCCGGCGGGCCTAGCTTCACTCCTCACTTGCACCCGCGCGGGGCCGAGCTTATGTACGTTCTGGAGGGGCAAATGAACGTAGGCTTCATCACCACAGCAAACAAGCTCTTCTCCAAGACCATCAAGAAAGGTGAAGTCTTTGTGTTCCCTAAGGCTCTCGTCCATTATCATTACAACGGCGCCACCGACAAGCACGCTTCTGTGATCTCGGTCTTCGATAGCCAAGGGCCCGGCAACCAAGTCATTGCTACAGCACTTTTCGGGTCAAAACCCCCCTTGCCAGAAGATGTGTTGTCTATGGCCTTTCAGGTGGATATCAAACAGGTtgaaaaaatcaaagcaaatcTTAAGTCGGCCAATCTTACTGTTACTTTTTgatccatattatatatatatatatgatcagatATATATGATCAGAGATGAATATGGCTAGCTAGTAGATCTAGATATATTGGGGACGATCTTTGAATATAACTCGATCGATCGATACATGTAATGAATGATCTGGTATGCTATCTAGTTCAATGATGATCTAGTTCAATGAATTTACTATGACATCCTGATGATTTGGCAGCTTTTCCTTGGAAAGAACTTCCTTGCTTTCTTTTGTGCATGATTTCAGATTCAGCAGTTTAATCATTATGAAGTTGGTTGGAtgattattcattactttaatTTTGAAGTAGGTAAGGTAAGTGCAACCACGAGAGCAGGTGGTTATAATGTCTAATTtgcccatattttttttataaaccaaaTGATGTTGAAGGTTGAAAAGTCATCCACgcaattaaagaaaatatatctTGCAAACGTCACATATGCTACTACTTAATAAAGGAAGATCCTAAAGAAAATGCTGTCGGCTACATCGGTATGCCATCTAGAATAGGTGAATCACGCTacttgtaaaatattattaagcaatgtaaataaaaagggcattgatatttacagtcattaGTGTGAGTGTGTATGTATTGtacaatgattttaaaaaaatgaattaatatcgattcatataaaaaaaattaattttttaatagtaaattctactcttttttaaaatgattacacgaCGTTTACGTACTTCATGACTGCATATAGCACTACTCTTACCTCGCATGGTTAGCCCTCACACGACAGGATACGAGGTCAACCCGAAACCCTCTTCAAATCATTAcctgtttattatttttaggaaaaaaatctatacttaaatttgttttttctttttatattcttaaattagTACGTAGAATATATCTAATAAAGTGAttacatgatataatttaatttaaaaaataaattttaaatttgagtagTGCACCTTGCAAACGCTTGATATGAtatggcatgcatgcatatctAGTCCATATTAAAAAAGATTTTCTAAACTTTAAACTACTCTAGTATGCATTAATATATTGTTAAGGTCTCGTTTGTTTTCGCGATTAAAAGCTAAAACTTTGAAAACTTCTCAAAGTTTTCATACTGTTAGAAGTTTTATAAAAGCAAACACACATTTTGATCTaccaatttttatttcaaaagatctcaagtttcttcttaggttttcatctcaaaagatctcaagtttcttatcaagttttcatctcaaaagatcttaagttttcatctaaaaaaaattacaccattggtaaataaataaataaaggaagtagccaaaaaaaaaaagaaaaatggttaaaaaaaacaggaagcagaaaaaaaaaatcatcattggtaaataaataaacaaaggaagcagcaaaaaaaaaaaaagaccaaatggttaaaaaaaaggaagcagcaaaaaaaaaatcaccattggtaaataaataaacaaaataagtagaaaaaaaataaaaaaaaaattgaccaaatggttaataaaaaaggaagcagcaaaaaaaaaaaaatgcatcattggtaaaaaaataaacaaatgaagcaaccaaaaaaaaaaccaaatggtttctcttagttaaaaaaaaaaaggaatcagcgaaaaaaatacatcattagtaaataaataaacaaagaaagcagcaaaaaaaaaaaaaaaaagaagtagaaaagaaaaattggagcattggtaaataaataaaatattataaaagtactacaagtacttgtgggtcccatcatattactaactataacaaagtcaaactaatctcatctcatctctaaaagcaaacacatatttcatctaatctcattttatctcatctcatctcaatatatctcaaaagattttatcttatatcatctcatcttatcttatctctgaAAATAAACGAGGCCTAAATGGAGGGGCGCCCACATGGGGCAGACCCCTCCCCTGGTCTGaataacgcatggctttaagccatgcgttacctttaagccatgcgttacttggttataacgcatggcttaaaggcCATGCATTTCTGCCAATTAAATGGCAGTTTaaggctggcctttaaggccagctgtgtagggggctatatatagcccctctCTTTTAGTCCTTGGTAATTCAGAATAGTAAAATCTCTCTCTTGTtctctcttaaaataatatttagattgtggatttgttaagtgttactctagttttatacTACGTAGTACACTTTATCACCTAGTGAAAACTCTTGAGATTTGTCGATCTGGAAAAACTTGTGGAGCATCTTTATAAACCGATCTAGAGGTACTTTCTGCTATGCTTTCTAACATTGATATCAGAGCCTTTTATAATTGCTTCCAGCTTCTTttttgcatatgcatgtaaactgtgattgtgctattttttttttcgtgcacatgtggtgctgcaatgttttcaaaaaaaaaaataaaaccttttCTGTTTGAGCTAAGTCGCTGTGCAGCAACGCTGCACTCACCACCACACACGGTGGTGGTGCGCGCACCACCTTTATGCGTGGGGGTGCAGTGCGCACCAAAGTGTGCTACGCTCACCACCCACACACGGTGGTGCAAAAGGCACCACCACTGGACTCGGTGGTGCAGCGCTTACCACCTGAACCAAGAGGTGCAGCGCACATCGATAGGAGCCCACGATGCACGGAGCACCGTGGGAGCACCACAgcggtgctgcgcgcaccagaGGGGTGCTGCTAGCATCGTGTTAGGGACCTCGGTCTAGTCCCTAAACACTATGGTTCT
This genomic window from Carya illinoinensis cultivar Pawnee chromosome 7, C.illinoinensisPawnee_v1, whole genome shotgun sequence contains:
- the LOC122314888 gene encoding germin-like protein subfamily 2 member 4, with amino-acid sequence MLVKYVLACLIVFTAIPSTTIANDPDALQDICVAVVPSSDIKVNGFVCKDDANVTADDFFFGGLVRPNVINTAIGTFNATLASVREIPGLNTLSLSVARSDYLPGGPSFTPHLHPRGAELMYVLEGQMNVGFITTANKLFSKTIKKGEVFVFPKALVHYHYNGATDKHASVISVFDSQGPGNQVIATALFGSKPPLPEDVLSMAFQVDIKQVEKIKANLKSANLTVTF